TAAAGGCAAGCCTGAGCCGAGGATCATCGAAGGCCGCCCGTCTCCGGCTTGCCTCCTTCCTGTCGGAACTTCGGAAAAAACCCGCGATAGGCCCCGGTCCGCCGAACAAAGCGACCGACGAAGCCCCGCCAGTCGCAAAGATCGCTCCGGTCCCTCCGTAGCCTCTTCCCTCCGTCGGAAAGAGGCCACGAAAAGAGGGTTCGAAAAAACGCCCTGCCCCGTCGACCGATTTTCGTCACGGCAGGGAAAAGACGAAAAACCGCCGATCGCCTCGGACGTGCCCACCGACCCCAAGGGAAGGATACTTCGATGGCACAAGACATGTCGCAGGAAAGCCAGGACTTCACAAAAGGGGGAAGGCGCGATCCCGCCCCCCTCTCATCCTCTCGGCAAGCCGCGCCACGGACATTCCCGCCTTCTACCTCCCCTGGTTCCTGAAACGCCTCGACATGGGCCATCTGACCCGGATCAACCCCTTCAGCGGAAAAAGGCACTCCGTCGACCTCACGCACGCCCGCGCCGTCGTCTACTGGTCCAAAAACCCCGGCCCCCTTCTGGAGCACCTCGACGAAGCGGAACGCCGCCTCCCCTTCTACGTCCAGTTCACCCTCAACGACTACGAGAGGGAAGGCCTCGAACCGGGCCTTCCCCCTCTGCAGAAACGCATCGACACCTTCCGTCGCCTCGCCGACAGGCTGGGAAGGGAACGTCTCGTCTGGCGCTTCGACCCCCTCATCCTGACCGGAAGGCTCGACGCGGCGGCCCTTCTGGAAAAAGTCCGCCGCCTGAGCGAGGGAATCGGCCCCTACACGGAAAAACTCGTCTTCAGCTTCGCCGACATCGCTCCCTACCGCCGCGTCGCCTCGAACCTCCGAAAGGCCGGCCTGGCCTGGCGCGATTTCAGCGACGCCGAGAAAGACGAACTGGCCCGGGGCATCGCCGCCTGCTGCCGGAAGGAGTCCCTCGTCGCCGCCACCTGCTGCGAGAAGGACGACTTCAGCCGCTACGGCATCGTCGCCAACAGCTGCATCGACGGGAACCTGCTCCTGCGCCTCAGGCCCGACGACGCCCTCCTGCGGAAATTCCTCCTCGGCCCCTCGTCGGGCCGCCAGCTTCCCCTCTTCGGCGGAGAGCCCCCACGCCTTCCGAAAGACAGGGGACAACGCCCTCACTGCCGCTGCGCCCCCAGCAGAGACGTCGGCACCTACGGGACCTGCCCCCACCTCTGCCTCTACTGCTACGCCAACGGATCGCCGCGGCAGGCCCTGGAGAGGGCTCGCAAGGCCGCAGGCGACATGGACGCCCTGCTGGAGTGAGGCGAAAAAGCCGGGCCGACTCGCACGCGGAAAGCTCCCGGCTGGCCCAGACAATAAAGAGACGACCGGAACAGGAGGAAAGCCCCTTTTCTCCGGGATTGACCTTGAGACGATCTCTCTCGGCGAGGCATGCCTCCGATACGAATTCTCTTAAGGAACCTCTGAAAAAAAGATCCGGCAAGCTCCAACAGTACCTCTTGGTGGCTGAATTCGTGCGCTGTGTGCCATTTCAGCCTGTCGTGTCAGGCAAGTTGCCTATGTGGAGCTATTCCCGGCTCTTTTTTGCCTTATGGTTGCCGTTCTGCCGGCTTTTGAAGACACTACGCCCTATCCATCTCCAATAAAAGCCTTCTCACCATGTACAGGTTGGACAGGGCAAAAATCACGTGGACATGGCTTGTGTTCTTCTTGAGCCCCTTGTAACGCACCTTGGTGAATCCGAAGACTCGCTTCGCGATCAAAAAGACATGCTCCACCTTTGCCCTCGTTTTGGACAGCATACGATTGTGAGACTGTTCTTCGTCGGTCAGTTTCCTGTTCCGTGACCCCCTTTTGTTGGTGTTGTCGACGGCATCGGGTGCCTTTTCCCGGATCGTCTCCGTCTTGCCTATGTAGGCCGAATCTCCCCAGACTCCCTTTTCCGCTCCGTGGAGAAGGTCTCCGACCATCCGGGAGTCGTGGACATTCGCCGCCGTG
The DNA window shown above is from Aminithiophilus ramosus and carries:
- a CDS encoding DUF1848 domain-containing protein; this translates as MLSASRATDIPAFYLPWFLKRLDMGHLTRINPFSGKRHSVDLTHARAVVYWSKNPGPLLEHLDEAERRLPFYVQFTLNDYEREGLEPGLPPLQKRIDTFRRLADRLGRERLVWRFDPLILTGRLDAAALLEKVRRLSEGIGPYTEKLVFSFADIAPYRRVASNLRKAGLAWRDFSDAEKDELARGIAACCRKESLVAATCCEKDDFSRYGIVANSCIDGNLLLRLRPDDALLRKFLLGPSSGRQLPLFGGEPPRLPKDRGQRPHCRCAPSRDVGTYGTCPHLCLYCYANGSPRQALERARKAAGDMDALLE